The genomic DNA cgggggccaaaattcgaagtgtaccctgctaccttcaTACAGAAGTTTTTCAGAAGAGAATGTACGAGATATACATGACAGaatagcttttcttttaatttgtgtaacttttgatatgaaaataacaAAGTCGAAAacaaaacttgtgtatgtgagtACATGACTTAACTAACGAACAAACAAGTTATACATATCAGAGAGGTATTAAATAGGTTCTGGCACAAAATAAAAGACCCTGTACTATCTAAAAACACAACCCCGTCCGATATCGTAATTTATGGGTATTAGAAAATGATTTGTCCTCTGTAggtgaaaataagaaaaaatatttaaaaaaaacgtcaTCGTctagaaaattaaaacaaaaacaaaaaacccatTAAGTCCATAGTCTCTCACTTAACCTTGACCAGGCTTTTGACCTTCATAAAACATGGCTGTCCAAGAATACAACCGAGCCTGCTATTTGAACTCGATACCGGTTTCTGTCCCAGATTGATGAAGATGCATCCAGATTTTCACAAGTTGAAAGTACGATGGACGACGAGCGAACGAATATCTACCAATGCATATAGCTAATCGTGTTGAGATAATAAATGGCTACTTGTAAATGGATAGATTATCATCATAATAATCAATTTGAAAAtgcataattttcttttttgttctttttttttttgctcacagAAAAAAATCGGGTTTGGATGGGGGCGAGTGGTGAGTAAAGTGCCCACTTTCGGGTTGGCCGGTCATGGGCTAAGGTTTAAACAgtcaaaaatcataatgttgatggTTGAATTTCAGTGATGTTATACtctaaatgagcataaatatttgatacaatgtcattttttaaatttctgaaatttttaaGACAACATTTTGATCCTTTATTTCTGCATGAACAGttataaacatttctgaaattctgACAAATCTAGCGCGAATCATTGATTTGCAAGAAGGGCTAATGTCATACAActtcgctaaatgatacaacattttaGGCTCCCCACAAGTTACAAAACGTTGACgctaaaagaaacaaattttatatATAGTGTTTACAATTGTTGCCTATTTCACGACATTAATACTTCATTTTATGCACGACTTGTCACAAGAAAATTTGAATGATATGAATATGTTTCCtcaaataaacatatacatgatcaCGAATGTATTTTCCTGGAGTATTCGCCAGTCACAACTGTACACTCACAGtattcataacaagagctgtccgtaagacagcgtgctccactattcggcgatttgacagtaaaatgaatatatgtctcaataagagacctctactttaaaaggaagatacaccaaagggcataattctgtcaagaacacaaataagaGTTCCAatgattgttacaacaaatgcagatgatgatggtaaagatatattttgagtttcaagtcattatcttatatagtaccaaagttatgtccagaaaacgaagtttatcaaaaataattaagtatgaaaggagcatcatttggtcaaaaatactaatcagagttatggagattgttaccacacatgcagatgatgacgataaagatacattttaagtttcgagTCTTTACCTTATactgtactaaagttatatccagaaggcgaagattgccaaaaaactcctttaagtatgaaaggggcataattctgtcaaaatacaattagagttatagggattgtaaccacacatgcagattttgattataaagaaatcttttttaatttcaagtcattatcttttaaagtaccaaagatatgtctataaacaaagctttcgaaaaaaattaacatgaaaataattccaggtataacaactttgtgaccttgaccttgggtataataggtaTAATAagagcccctgcacatactttgtttgtatgctggacaatgtttatgtgaacttacagttagatataagcaatagtaacaaagatatgacagaaaacaaaggttgccgaaaaactttaaccttaaaaataacctatgtatagcaccttggtgaccttgaccttcggtataatgggcccagctccTGCACCTACTTTgattgtatgctggacaatatttatgttaagttacagtaagatataagccgtgaatagtaacaaagatataagCCGtgaatagtaacaaagatatgacagaaaaacaaaggttgccgaaaaactttaaccttaaaaataacctaagtttaACACCTTAgtcaccttgaccttaggtataatgggcccagcctctACAcctactttgtttgtatgctggacaatgtttatgtgacgttacagcaagatataagcaatagtaacaaagatatgacagaaaaacaaaccgaatagtggagctaaaaagtgtTAAATAAACTTATAAAAATTTGAAAGGAAATTGATAACACATGAATATAATCTGGTTACACAGGTCATAACACTTCGGCGTTAGTGTGAATGCATTCGACCTCGCATGGATAATGTAAATTTCGGTATAATATGGAAACACATTTATATGAACCAAAGACCCGATTTCAAACAGCATCCGTCCACGACCTACTAGAAATACTCTTAATACAACTATATGTATTcatgaaataaacaaacatttaatgcGGTTTTATAAATGGTCATATAATGAGTGTATTTTTAACAGTATCCAAGCAGGCGCATTTACGTATAGCATGTACTTCTGTTGGAAAGAAATATGTTTCTAAGTATATCCACAAAGCAGAATTAATTTGAATAAGTGAGTGGCCAaaaatcatggtctgcactgttcgctgtttattaattaagtaaattttcagtgaacacccctccgAATACTAAATGGCATTGACAAAATTGAATGATgagccagtccattttagaaatttagcaggctaaagattaaactTCATCAAGCAATAAATCAATTGCATTACTTGATTAaacgctgaaatattttttaccttGACGAAAGTCTTGAGGTGCCCTCGTCTGGTGTCACACGACTTTCAGTAATAGCTGATGAAGCCTGAACtgttcagccaaaatatatgtgGGAAACGTTGACATTGATTATTTGCACCAGAAAACAACACCTGTATGAAAGTGGATAAAATACGTGGACCTGTGTTGCACTTTAAAAACCTAAACAAAAAGGTAAAGGAACTTTTGCAATGCGGTTTTTCAacaactgatttaaatttttaaaacttttatggtgtcataaaaaatatttactagGGGTGATGATCGCTATCAAACGATAGTTTGGCTGATAGCTTGCGCCGCTATGGCGACGGGTTCAGTCACACGAAAATCTGAAAATAGTTTTGTATGCATATACATAATCACAAATGTAAATTTCAATACTTTATACAACTTTTACGCCGTTATTGACACCTTTTAATGGTAAAAATTGGAATCAGTGGTACACATGTAACACATCCCTGCCGCAGTAacatcctttccgcagccttaacgtacttaaacatattagcgtctggtggccctttcacgcttccgtagaaacaacatttattacacgaaacttattttgaaaatatttctgaaatgtctaggtctgcagctctcaaatacggttatatcttacatctgaggcatatactgacactctcagacaacatcaaaaatgacattttgagcgatttgttgaagttccaaaattatcaatgtacccttggtccgttacggacccctatgggatttctgtttatccagaactcaaatattttttcatagattaaaagctgacatgctgtactaaagcccaggtaatttcaattcgtaataaagtgctgaaaattggctccccaatagcaaaaaaaaaaaaaaaaaaaaaaaaaaaaatagaagtccacgcgcatacatttagacggagtGACCCCTGCGCgcgacccctgactatctacgaatcaaaatgcggctttcgttttcaagtttagcatttctactttcattttatttacttccggaaatagctgaaggtcgagtgacgtcattttctgtgttgtcaaaaacatacatatgcctggcgagattgcataaatagaTCTAACATATGTacctgtatttttatatttacaaatccatattttgctaattttataagcatttgaaaacaaattctAAAAGACATTCAAGTGAACATTATATCTGCAGATAGAATAAGTCAGAATGGACATACATAATAAAATGCACCCCGCACAAAATCTGtgcaaaatcctctgaaaacctGAATTTTCTATTGATTTGGTCCAGACaaggtccggttttcagaattgttattgtattataattttttatgttgCTGACATTAAATATTATGCCAAAAATTCAAAAATAgttttagttttgcaaaatatcCGCTACGATTTACATGGATTTGATAATTCAGCTATGATATTATTTAGTTGCGCATAAACATTGTTTCGAAAGATCCACATGGTATTACCTGTGGTCACTAGATCTGTATACAGTGTTTCCCTggattattttacttttatacaatCAAATGGCACTCCTCTTTCactaaaacaaaagtaaaagttGGAATGCTTTGGATTTGCCATGATTTCTGTTGTAAACGTGGCTTATTCCAGTATCGCGTTTAAATTTGCAGTTTAGAGAACAGCAGTTTTAAGAGAGGTAGGGATAGTTAGTCAACCTACGATAACAGCTCTAGTTTGTTTCTGTGGTGTCTGTTTACTTTTTTTACTTCCAATACTCTACTGTCCATGTTGTATGCTCGCATATCAATTAGGTGAAACTAGGCGTGCCAAGAATACCATATGTTTTGCAGACTAAATTTAATGCAATGTCTATGAAGACACTGTTCACATCGGATGAAGGAGTAAAGAGCTAACGTACGAAAACACAAGTCTGTTccagataatttttatttgattCGATTAAATCGGACTATGCCGTATAAATAGTCATCAATGATACTCTATTATATCAATCTACCCAGTTGTGAAGAAGCTCGATAAGTTACAGTAGTCCTATTCCATTGGAAGACCTTTGGTTGAGGAGTTGGAGTCCTGACCACATTAACACAATACTACCCATATCTACTGAACATCATTAACTATTAGgttataacaaggcagtctgaaagacagctatattcttccgccgctgttatggatagtgaaatggttgatggtattgggtggaagcattgactttgttaagtatattttattgtaaatgtatgaggaaatcaatgaatttgaaaatacttcaagaggtttaggagatagatacagagcagacacaaaatggaaggctcaaacctttgaccttgagttttgaccttgaccttgagccaacatgtgTTACTCATAAGTTATGCAaatcgtcttgataaggtaatcatttgacccaagtttcatgaaaacccttcaatggggtttaggaaatacaaagctcaaacctttgactttgagttgtgaccttggccttgggtcaacatggctgacacatgagttctgcacatcgtcttgatgaggcaaagaagtataaaatacacagaatggcaactgggtGTAATCTCGCGCGAGCTCGTGTCACAGCGTGATTTGGCGTTATCTTAGttaaaacaaacatcggcgaacatggagttacaatttgtacctttaaaactacattcaAAATACACGTTAGCttccaaaataaaattagtttaatgtgaaatggtcttaagacacaaaTTAAGTACACGTTTTTCGCCATCGAAGGAAGCGTgatcatacggtgataattattttaccgatgaataattgctttcgcatacaaaatggtgcgtggagaaagcgccacttccggtaaacgagatctcattccgttatcacgggatgttgacgagatttgctctatatgcctttcaagttgccgatctatttttttatagctctttggaagaggtgatcatttgactcaagtttcatgaaaatccttcaaggggtttaggagatacagagcggacacaaaatggaaagctcaaacctttgaccttgagttgtgaccttgaccctgagccaATATAGCTGACTCATatgttctgcatatcgtcttgatgaggtgatcatttggtccaagtttcatgaaaatccttaaagggctTTAGGGGATacggagcagacacaaaatgttacggaccgTAAAGACGGAAGACGGAAATCGGgtctttgattcatataaatataCTTCCATATATACAGAAACTTACATTATCAACGCATGGGCGATGCATTCACACTCGTTATAGCATATGGTATTAATGCCCCAGTGTTGTCGCAAAGGTTTAACCGTGTTCATGATAACTTAGTTATGTACTGGCCCGCAAGGAGGTAAAAGAAGAAATATGATACATAATATGATACATATGAAATGTATAACCAGCTTATATCCCTGTGTTATCAGCTACCTTTCaatttttatcagtttattttactctttttatgAATAATGGGAGTGTAAAATTGTGACTGGCGAATACTGCAGAAAAATACATTCGTGatcatgtacaaaatgtatatgtttatttaacaGGAAGcatataaaactatatttaaattttcGTGTGACAAGTCGTGCATAAAATGAGATATTAAAATCGCGAAATAGTcaacaaatataaaaatttgtatcttttagcgtcaaCGTTTTGTAACTTTTAGGAAGCCTAAgaatgttgtatcatttagcaTCAGTTCAAACGAGCttcgattttgtatcatttagcgtagGTTAAGTATCATTCGGCGAAGTTGTATCATTTTGCGTTCCCATACTCCTCTAAATGGACAAAAaggtacatttaatcataaagTTATTGTTATTCCTTACGTAGAAAGTGTACATAAACAATGCCATGTTCTTGTAAATGTTTGATGCAGACGTGCTCATCTTTAAACATGCCGCTGTAATCATTCAGTTTTATTTCGTCTTCATCTTGAATCCTAAATGAAAAACTATTTATGACTTGGTTAAGTGATTAAATcttttaaacaaatgctttctTGGCAGCATAAAGTCGGAAAACATAAATATCGAAAACTTCACATAACATTGTAATATGCGAACCgttgtgaaaaaatgtttaaggTTTTTTTGGCTCTGGATCTAATCACAACAACCTATTCTTGAAAAACACATAGTGAAATGTTTACATGCCAACCGATTCAGTTTATGTTGGTAAAAAGAAATTGGCGTCGAACCCTTTCCTAAAAGTAATTAACCAAACAGCAACTGAGAGGACCACCTAGGTAACTTCAAAATAGCATGTAAATAGTTTGAACAGGGCTGTTGAAAGATTACCGGGGGTACCTTGCCGCTAAAGTTATATTGCGAAAACATAAAACTGTTAAAGCCAACACCATCTTGTTTATACCCGGGATCTTTGTATTTGCATAATTCATCATGAGGGATTGAAGAAATTGTCCACCAGGGTATACGCCTCAAGACTTTTGTTCCGGTCTGTCGAGACTAGTCGGTATTACGACAGGACTTGTCTTTAAAAAACATCAGAAAACTTCGGATCCAAGGAGTCTAATTTACCTGCTTACAGTTTAAGCTCTTGCAAATGTATTGGCAAGACTAGAACCAACTGTTGCAATGTGTAAACCCAAGGGTATTCTTAATTAAAACTGTTTTCTTCTTGTATGACTGGTCAATAATATATACCAGtttatatatcagatatacattTCAGTCTTAGTTCTGCTGAACATTAGCATAATAAACGTGTGTATTTTGCGTTTAACCATATTTTTTTATGGGCGCGCATAATAAACAGGCCGCTAACTAGCATTACCCAAAGCTTACAATGTCTTGACTACAAGGAGTTAAGATCAGTCTTGAACCACAGTCAATGACTGGATATCTCAGCTCAACTTTAAAATTAGCCAATGAAAATACTGCAAGCTAAGACGGTTTAATGACTTATATGTCGTGTTAAAGTAAATATATTCAATGCATCAGGAAGTTCCTCTCGATCTAGAGGCTTTAATTTGATTTTCCAACAGgagaaaagttttgaaaaatatttgtaaagcAAGTACTAGTATCATATTTCTGTGCTACTTGAGTTTTCATTATTAGTCAGTTAAAAGTACTTGCGGATAGAACACACACTCACGCACGTAAGCACTCACATACACTCACGCGCTCGTTCTCACGCACGAAAGTAAACGCGgaaataaatctgaaattctTTCACGAACACAAACTTGTTTTCCTGATAATGTGGCGATCTTTTTGTATCGACATGTAATTATGAATCAAAAAGACACGTTAGAACTATTCTTGAAAAGTCATTTGGGGTAAACGTTTGAATACATATTTGAATCATCGAACAAAATTGTTTAAACGCCCCTCATTTACTTACAGCTGCCATATATTGTATCTGTAACCGAACAGATTGAGTCAGTTTGAGAAGGTAACGGTATGAAGATGTTGATGAAAATTGTTCTGTTGGTGGCTTTGTGCGTTTTTGTGAGCGCGAGTGAACCGGAATGTTCAAGATTTCACTATGAAGagaaaacgcttgaaaaaatgattaaaactgaaatatatgtgGACAAAATAAAATCGGAGACGGAAATCATGCAGCAAAGAATGTCCGAGAAACTTGACGGAATTCAAGAAGACTGGGAGAAAACGAAGAATGAACTAAACGATGCGAAAGCAGACAGTAGGAATGCTGTGGAAGAAATCAAAGAAAGTATGTATATATCTTAATGTTTATAAAACACACAAATAACGTCCTTTTCCTGCACGTGAACTTACAAAATGAATTCTAATTATagtttttcagtgtttttttagatgaaaaatagatctatatctatttatttatcagGCGAATTTTTAATACTTTCTTTTTTCACGAATTTctgtaagtattttttttcacatttgattTGATATGTCTTAAAAGGCATATAATAACATAATGTCGCtaaaaacatgttgaaaacaatACAACAAAGTCTGTTTGTAATCATGTAGATATTGAAAGCTATTGAAATCTATAGTTTCGTTCAAATGCGTCTTAAAAATGAAAGAGCGGAAGGTATAATTTGGGTGAGATAATTTGTCTCTTTTGCAAACAAATTCATCAGAttataagataaaattatgttaatAGTTTGAAATTAGATATATCAAAGAGACATTCTCCATGACACTGacttatcatatatattttttcaggtttttcaaCCATTCAAGCAGTAGGCTTCATGGCACTCGATATAAAGAAAACTGCGATAAGCAATGGTGAGACACTTGTATTTAGCACAACACATTTTGACGTCGGTTCCAGCTACAACAACGAAACTGGAATCTTCGTAGCACCTGTGGCCGGAATCTATATGTTTGCCTTGCATCTGTGTCTTacagaaaacaaatacatttacttTGAAATTGACACAACAAAGGGTCCTACTCTAAAAAGCCGCTTCATCAACGACGGAAGTAGCTATTACGGCTGCCAAACAGCTACAGCTGTTGCAGAACTGGGTATAAAGGAACATGTGTGGATAAAGAGTGGAACGTCCTTCTCTACTGGGACTTTGTGGGAGGCCCCAACTATGAGGAATAGCTTTTCTGGTGCTCTGATTAGTGCAGTtacaaaatagacaaaatattcagttgttttattcACGTTTTAAAAACCACTGCTGTAAGTTTTCATAATTATCCAGTAGTCAAATTTCTTGCGGCTGTTCATAGAGAAACAGAACTGTCAACATGATACAGAAATTATGCATCGTTTACAACAGAGAAATAATACCAGTATATTCACTTGCTCTGCCGCATCGTCGTTTTTCTGCTTTACTTATTTTTGTCTTCAATACAGATGTTTAAGCATTTGTTACAAAAGCATTGTTTGAGACATCGTCATTATTCTATTCATGTGATAAGACAGTGCTTTTTTCCAAACGGACACACTTTCTAAATAATCTATAAATTAGACCATAGTAAAGGTCCATACGAAGTCAAGTGAATGCAAATGCCCAACTTTTGTATGTTGAAATCTAAAAGTTGAAATTGCATTTTTAATGCGTTTGTGAAAATCTTAGTGCAAGCATTTGCACCCTGTTCAACAGGCAACACCGATTTACGGTATAAGTAATACATATATTGTACGGTATATTTTATTGGATAAGGTCATAATAATTGTCAATGACAAAAATCATGTAACATAAAGAACATTTGATTGTATCTATCAAAACATGAGTCCATGATAGGCAGTTCCTAAAACCCACTAGAAGCGAGCTGGTCTGACATCTATTTTCTAGCCTGTTTCGTCTTACTCCTACTGGTGCtgccttctgcaaaggcattgagtagaAGCAAATTTAGgcttgttttatatagacttacaagTGCATGTTTGTGTTTAACATACCAGGTGTGTTGAGAATTCACTTAGAGTgggttcttttattttttcactgtcCTGCGACTTCGCAACATGGTGGATGTTAAGACTGAAACCAGTTTATAATCCCCAGTCGTTTGCGCGTCCATGCGTGCACTGCTGTGGGTTGCAGTTTGGGGAGGCTGTGCCTTTGGAGTGTGCCTTTCCTTCTCTGGTATTTATCCTTGtgctttattttcaatatatattaaaCAGCCGTGTAATAATGTAATAAAGTTGCCATTATTAAATGGATCAACTGCATGTTgtggtgtttttttgttgttttttttttcatttcacacTTTTTAagatagttaagaaacaaaaactcatgttctaatgtttataatatgatcaaTAATAACCACTATGAAAATGAGAAGAAATATATCTTACAGAAACGAAAAACAAGAGCAAATTATAACAACTCTCTagtggaatatatatatatatatatttttgttggatttaacgtcgcaccgacacatgataggtcatatgacgactttccggctttaatggtggaggaagaccctagatgcccctccgtgcattatttcataacgagcgggcacctgggtagaac from Mercenaria mercenaria strain notata chromosome 11, MADL_Memer_1, whole genome shotgun sequence includes the following:
- the LOC128546876 gene encoding uncharacterized protein LOC128546876, which encodes MKMLMKIVLLVALCVFVSASEPECSRFHYEEKTLEKMIKTEIYVDKIKSETEIMQQRMSEKLDGIQEDWEKTKNELNDAKADSRNAVEEIKESFSTIQAVGFMALDIKKTAISNGETLVFSTTHFDVGSSYNNETGIFVAPVAGIYMFALHLCLTENKYIYFEIDTTKGPTLKSRFINDGSSYYGCQTATAVAELGIKEHVWIKSGTSFSTGTLWEAPTMRNSFSGALISAVTK